A single genomic interval of uncultured Desulfobacter sp. harbors:
- a CDS encoding MBL fold metallo-hydrolase: MQKTPKNSSFCLCPLASGSKGNAVFVSTADTAVLVDAGLSGIEIQRRMAAIGRTPDDLKAIIITHEHTDHVKGAGVLSRRFNIPLYATADTFKACKGLGKIDQINFFDCGFAFDIGSLAVNPFSISHDACDPAGLTLEHQGKKIGIATDLGVVTNLVRTHLSRANALYIEANHDPDMLMTGPYPWHLKQRIQSRTGHISNQDARDLVAQIRHKDLDHVVLAHLSEENNCPEKAATEMSKNLDPLSTALHVAGPDQPGEMIWL, encoded by the coding sequence ATGCAGAAGACGCCGAAAAATAGCTCATTCTGTTTATGTCCCCTTGCCAGCGGCAGCAAGGGGAATGCTGTATTCGTATCCACAGCGGATACTGCCGTACTTGTTGATGCAGGGCTTTCAGGCATAGAGATCCAGCGTCGGATGGCTGCCATTGGCCGGACGCCGGATGATCTGAAAGCCATCATCATCACCCACGAACACACCGATCACGTCAAGGGGGCAGGGGTCTTGAGTCGCAGGTTCAATATTCCTCTCTATGCGACCGCCGACACCTTTAAGGCCTGTAAGGGTTTAGGCAAAATCGACCAGATCAATTTTTTTGACTGCGGGTTTGCCTTTGACATCGGATCTCTGGCAGTCAATCCCTTTTCCATCAGCCACGATGCCTGCGATCCGGCAGGCCTTACCTTGGAACATCAGGGAAAAAAGATCGGCATCGCCACGGACCTTGGGGTGGTCACAAATCTTGTGCGAACCCATTTAAGCCGTGCCAATGCCCTTTATATTGAAGCCAACCATGACCCGGACATGCTGATGACAGGTCCCTATCCCTGGCATTTGAAGCAGCGGATTCAGTCGCGAACCGGTCATATTTCCAACCAGGATGCAAGGGATCTGGTGGCGCAAATTCGTCACAAGGACCTTGATCATGTGGTGCTTGCCCATTTAAGCGAGGAAAACAACTGCCCTGAAAAGGCAGCCACAGAGATGTCTAAAAATCTTGATCCCTTGTCCACGGCTTTGCATGTTGCAGGACCGGACCAACCCGGTGAAATGATCTGGTTATAA
- a CDS encoding sodium:solute symporter family protein: protein MGQLTYAVVFVGAFLLFGALVLKNQRRMVSGSDFSVAGRSLSTTQVSWVIIGTLVGGVSTIGTVQSAYDHGISAWIFTLGSGISCFMLGCFFAVALRREEVTTVSELLGKYFGTNFKYYCSMLNSCGMFIHIIAQYLAAMAILTSVFHFPLPVSLVITMVLMGFFVISGGISGAGMVGKIKFFLLYGIMITCTVIALIKGQGLGNILSQLPKDIDFLNFFSNGVGTTTIDIVSMVTGVLSTQIYLQAIFSAKTIKEARNGAFLTAIVIPPIGILGIIVGLFLRANCPELEGQSAQALPFFFQYTLPPAIAAFCSAVLLLAVLGTGAGLVLGVTTNVYMDGIRHLFTKEPKHSLTIVRLCTLAVLILSGGVVLADFSTTILRWSYLSMGFRGASVFAGLCIVVFTRRKQYPAIIRVVLYFLPICYFVLAIFL, encoded by the coding sequence TTGGGACAGTTAACATACGCAGTGGTATTTGTCGGCGCATTTCTTCTTTTTGGCGCCCTGGTTTTAAAAAATCAAAGACGCATGGTCAGTGGTTCAGATTTTTCAGTGGCGGGCAGATCCCTTTCGACCACCCAGGTATCCTGGGTAATTATCGGTACTCTGGTAGGTGGCGTATCAACCATCGGGACAGTTCAATCGGCCTATGATCATGGCATCAGCGCCTGGATTTTTACCCTGGGCAGCGGTATCTCCTGCTTTATGCTTGGATGCTTTTTTGCAGTCGCATTAAGACGGGAAGAGGTCACCACCGTTTCCGAGTTGCTTGGCAAATACTTTGGCACCAACTTTAAATATTACTGTTCCATGCTCAATTCCTGCGGCATGTTTATCCATATTATTGCCCAGTACCTGGCAGCCATGGCCATTCTGACTTCTGTTTTTCACTTTCCGCTGCCTGTCTCGTTGGTAATTACCATGGTGCTCATGGGCTTTTTTGTTATTTCAGGCGGGATTTCCGGTGCCGGTATGGTGGGAAAAATCAAATTTTTCCTGCTGTACGGCATCATGATCACATGCACTGTTATTGCACTTATCAAAGGACAGGGGCTGGGCAACATTCTATCCCAATTACCCAAAGATATTGATTTTCTGAACTTTTTCTCCAATGGTGTTGGAACAACGACCATCGATATTGTTTCCATGGTCACCGGCGTCTTATCCACCCAGATTTACCTGCAGGCCATTTTTTCGGCTAAAACCATCAAAGAGGCCAGAAACGGAGCATTTCTTACCGCCATTGTCATTCCTCCCATTGGCATTTTAGGTATTATTGTGGGGCTTTTTCTTCGGGCCAACTGCCCGGAACTTGAAGGCCAAAGTGCCCAGGCATTACCCTTTTTCTTCCAATACACCCTGCCCCCGGCAATTGCCGCGTTCTGCTCTGCCGTATTATTACTTGCAGTTCTGGGCACCGGTGCAGGCCTTGTTCTTGGGGTTACGACCAATGTTTATATGGATGGCATTCGACACCTGTTCACAAAAGAACCGAAGCACAGCCTGACTATCGTAAGGTTATGCACACTTGCGGTCCTCATCCTATCAGGCGGTGTTGTACTGGCTGATTTCAGTACAACAATTTTGCGCTGGAGCTATCTTTCCATGGGGTTCAGGGGAGCCTCCGTATTTGCTGGATTATGTATTGTGGTGTTCACAAGACGAAAACAATATCCTGCCATAATACGAGTTGTTCTATACTTTTTGCCGATCTGTTACTTTGTCCTGGCAATTTTTTTATAA
- the gabT gene encoding 4-aminobutyrate--2-oxoglutarate transaminase yields the protein MTATKSEYFQNLRQEHVAQGPSNITPAIIQSASGAVMVDVDGKEFIDFAGGIGVNNVGHAHPKVVKAIKDQADRFLHTCFHVGMYDSYIELAARLNELVPGNFAKKTMFANSGAEAVENAVKVARYATKRPAVIAFDNAFHGRTLMTMTLTSKTNPYKKGFGPFAPEVYRIPYAYCYRCPLGLSYPNCGIACANCLEQAFVTSVDPESVAAVIAEPIQGEGGFVTPPPEYFPKLSEICKKYDILLIIDEVQTGAGRTGNFLAIEHWGVEPDIVTQAKSLGGGMPLSAVTGRRELMDAPHPGGLGGTYSGNPLSCQAALAVLNILFEDNLIQRSRQLGEILAKRFKALQDTYEIIGDVRGKGPMLALELVKDRQTKEPATQDAKNLVKVCYDKGLVLLSCGNAGNVIRTLMPFVITDEQLDKGLSILEESLSEIEH from the coding sequence ATGACTGCCACAAAATCAGAATATTTTCAGAATTTAAGACAAGAACATGTAGCTCAGGGCCCGTCCAATATCACCCCGGCTATTATTCAAAGCGCTTCAGGCGCTGTTATGGTTGATGTGGACGGCAAAGAATTTATCGATTTTGCCGGCGGCATTGGTGTCAATAATGTGGGGCATGCCCATCCCAAGGTGGTCAAGGCCATTAAGGACCAGGCCGACCGGTTTTTGCACACCTGTTTTCATGTGGGGATGTATGATTCATATATCGAACTTGCAGCCCGGCTCAATGAGCTTGTCCCAGGGAATTTTGCAAAGAAAACCATGTTTGCCAACAGCGGGGCCGAAGCGGTTGAAAATGCGGTTAAAGTGGCCCGATATGCCACCAAAAGACCTGCAGTGATCGCCTTTGACAACGCATTCCACGGCCGGACCCTGATGACCATGACATTAACCAGCAAGACCAATCCCTATAAAAAAGGTTTTGGCCCCTTTGCCCCGGAGGTGTACCGGATTCCCTATGCGTATTGTTACCGGTGTCCTTTAGGTCTGTCTTACCCGAATTGCGGCATAGCATGTGCCAACTGCCTTGAGCAGGCGTTCGTCACCAGTGTGGACCCCGAATCCGTGGCCGCCGTTATTGCAGAGCCCATCCAGGGGGAAGGCGGATTTGTAACGCCACCACCGGAATATTTTCCCAAATTATCCGAGATCTGTAAAAAATACGACATCCTTCTTATTATTGACGAGGTCCAGACCGGGGCGGGCCGGACCGGTAATTTTCTGGCCATTGAGCATTGGGGCGTCGAACCGGACATCGTGACCCAGGCCAAGAGTTTGGGCGGAGGAATGCCCCTGTCGGCCGTAACCGGACGACGGGAACTGATGGATGCCCCCCATCCTGGAGGACTTGGCGGCACTTACAGCGGCAACCCCCTGTCCTGTCAGGCGGCCCTGGCCGTCCTGAATATTCTTTTTGAGGACAATCTTATCCAGCGTTCCAGGCAGTTGGGTGAAATCCTGGCCAAGCGATTCAAAGCCCTGCAGGATACCTACGAAATCATCGGGGATGTCCGGGGTAAAGGGCCCATGCTGGCACTGGAACTGGTAAAGGATCGCCAAACAAAAGAACCTGCAACCCAGGATGCCAAAAATCTGGTGAAAGTCTGTTATGATAAAGGGTTGGTCCTGCTCTCCTGCGGGAACGCCGGTAATGTTATCCGGACCCTGATGCCCTTTGTGATCACAGATGAACAGCTTGACAAGGGCCTTTCCATACTCGAAGAGAGCCTTTCCGAAATAGAGCATTAA